A window of Rubricoccus marinus contains these coding sequences:
- a CDS encoding efflux RND transporter permease subunit yields MLFQALRPLIRFVVRHPLFVVVVALAMTGLALTQVVKLNVNADLAQLLPEDYESVRALNRLKDTVGAESTVDVAIRSPSFDANKAFAEAIIPKALALRQGDGTPVFTRVDYRRDVSFIERNALYFATNEELDRLESFLRQKSREVRAANDPLRVDLLRPETDSSRRAQEESLSRLRGDLESLNLGEYLASPDSTTLAIRLYPSGSQADLGYVEDTYLAMDSLVIAMQAGRFHPEMVVTNAGRLLRQSVEVRAITEDVSRSFGAGVFAVLLTVALYFLYKTTQTRTGGRFVLRVLLSEILRTPVTALLLATPLLMALSWAGAVAAITFGTLNLMTSTLGLVLFGLGIDYGIHFYARYTEERKAGRDAADAAEETFASTGQAVAVSAMTTASALFVLMIADFRGFSEFGLIGGIGIIFALVAMLIVLPALLSLAERFRILDLRIQGEASTYEPDRRFPFSRTILGVCLAIVAVALLLLPRVRFEYDFSKLSPTYPEYDERAEAVAPVFSGSSRSNPAYILVDEADDVRRVTEALSDLAGRDSLILAVESLQERLPTQPQGIGAKLESLRELRTVLDDPFLAADTTGQVARLRRAASATQGIPLDSVPDFLTRPFTSKTGEIGNFVVVFPSGSLSDGLRSLRFAELVGEVRTEEGKTFYAASTQLVAADMLRLMQEESPRMVGITFLLVFLFVWLTFRSLKWSLVAMAPLAVGILWMLGTMVISGVTLTFYNLVVLPTVLGIGNDGGVHIAHRYREEGKGSIRRVLRSTGEHVTMGALTNLIGFGGLLLSSHPGLRSIGLLAVVGIGATMAATLVFFPALLQVLEDLRWLEPRRRRRRYELPEFKVRRPTFKLRWRPGGQPEAE; encoded by the coding sequence TTGCTCTTCCAAGCACTCCGTCCCCTCATTCGCTTCGTCGTTCGGCACCCCCTGTTCGTGGTGGTGGTAGCTCTGGCAATGACGGGCCTCGCGTTGACGCAGGTCGTCAAGCTGAATGTGAATGCGGATCTCGCACAGCTCCTCCCGGAGGACTACGAGAGCGTCCGAGCGTTGAACCGGCTCAAAGACACCGTCGGTGCAGAGAGCACAGTGGACGTGGCGATTCGTAGCCCGTCGTTCGATGCGAACAAGGCGTTTGCCGAAGCGATCATCCCCAAGGCGCTAGCGCTACGTCAAGGTGATGGGACCCCGGTGTTTACGCGGGTGGACTACCGGCGAGATGTCTCGTTCATCGAACGGAACGCCCTCTACTTCGCCACCAACGAGGAACTCGACCGGCTAGAATCATTCCTGCGTCAGAAGTCCCGGGAAGTGAGAGCCGCGAACGATCCATTACGGGTCGACCTCTTGCGACCCGAGACCGATAGCTCGCGCCGAGCGCAAGAGGAGAGCCTCAGTCGACTGAGGGGCGATCTCGAGTCGCTGAACCTTGGGGAGTACCTCGCAAGCCCGGACTCCACCACGCTAGCCATCCGCTTGTACCCCTCGGGCTCGCAGGCAGACCTGGGGTACGTCGAGGACACGTACCTAGCGATGGACAGTCTCGTCATCGCGATGCAGGCGGGACGCTTCCACCCGGAGATGGTGGTGACCAACGCGGGCCGCCTCTTGCGCCAGTCCGTCGAGGTTCGCGCGATCACGGAGGACGTGAGCCGGTCGTTCGGAGCCGGAGTGTTCGCCGTTCTGCTGACGGTGGCGCTGTACTTCCTGTACAAGACAACCCAGACGCGGACGGGCGGACGCTTCGTGCTGCGCGTACTGCTCAGCGAGATCCTCCGTACTCCTGTAACGGCTCTGCTCCTGGCGACCCCATTGCTCATGGCGCTCTCATGGGCGGGCGCCGTTGCAGCCATCACGTTCGGGACCTTGAACCTGATGACGAGCACGCTGGGTCTCGTGTTGTTCGGGCTCGGCATCGACTACGGGATTCACTTCTACGCTCGCTATACCGAGGAACGGAAGGCCGGGCGCGATGCCGCAGACGCTGCAGAGGAGACGTTCGCGAGCACCGGGCAAGCTGTGGCTGTCTCCGCGATGACGACAGCGTCGGCGCTGTTCGTGCTGATGATCGCGGACTTCAGAGGCTTCTCAGAGTTCGGGCTGATCGGCGGCATCGGAATCATCTTCGCGCTTGTCGCGATGCTCATCGTTCTCCCTGCGCTTCTGTCGCTGGCTGAGCGCTTCCGGATTCTCGACCTCCGTATTCAGGGAGAGGCGAGCACGTACGAACCGGATCGGCGCTTCCCGTTCTCGCGCACCATCCTCGGTGTGTGCCTCGCGATCGTAGCCGTCGCACTGCTGCTCCTTCCCCGGGTTCGGTTCGAGTACGATTTCTCGAAGCTGTCCCCGACCTACCCGGAGTACGACGAGAGGGCAGAAGCCGTCGCTCCGGTGTTTAGCGGAAGCAGCCGCTCAAACCCCGCCTACATCCTGGTGGACGAGGCCGACGACGTGCGCCGCGTCACAGAAGCGCTCAGCGACCTCGCCGGACGCGACTCACTCATCCTGGCGGTCGAGAGTTTGCAAGAGCGCTTGCCGACTCAGCCCCAGGGGATCGGAGCCAAGCTCGAAAGCCTCCGCGAACTCCGCACCGTTCTGGACGACCCCTTCTTAGCAGCCGACACCACCGGACAGGTGGCGCGATTGCGCCGAGCCGCTTCTGCAACGCAGGGGATTCCTCTAGACTCCGTCCCAGACTTCCTAACGCGCCCATTCACATCCAAAACTGGAGAGATTGGCAACTTCGTTGTCGTGTTCCCCAGTGGGTCGCTCTCCGATGGGCTTCGCTCGCTTCGGTTTGCTGAGTTGGTAGGTGAGGTCCGAACGGAAGAAGGAAAAACGTTCTACGCCGCGTCCACACAGCTCGTAGCGGCTGACATGTTGCGGCTGATGCAGGAAGAAAGTCCGCGGATGGTCGGGATTACGTTCTTGCTGGTGTTCCTCTTCGTCTGGCTCACCTTCCGATCTCTGAAGTGGTCCCTCGTCGCGATGGCGCCTCTGGCGGTCGGCATTCTGTGGATGCTGGGAACGATGGTGATCTCCGGAGTGACGCTCACGTTCTACAACCTCGTCGTGCTTCCTACCGTGCTGGGAATTGGGAACGACGGAGGCGTCCACATTGCGCACCGGTACCGGGAGGAGGGGAAGGGCTCCATTCGCCGCGTGCTCCGATCCACGGGCGAGCACGTCACGATGGGTGCGCTGACCAACCTCATCGGCTTCGGAGGATTGCTGCTCTCCTCACACCCAGGGCTCAGAAGCATCGGGCTTCTGGCGGTCGTCGGAATCGGCGCGACGATGGCGGCTACCCTGGTGTTCTTCCCGGCTCTTTTGCAGGTTCTCGAAGACCTCCGGTGGCTTGAGCCACGTCGGCGCCGGCGCCGCTACGAACTCCCGGAGTTCAAAGTCCGCCGTCCCACCTTCAAGCTCCGCTGGCGTCCAGGCGGGCAACCCGAAGCGGAGTAA
- a CDS encoding MaoC family dehydratase, translating into MAHTYDSLSVGDTFTFTRSVSMADVQSFADVTGDDNPIHISEEAGAASRFGQPVVHGVFLLGLASKVLGRDFPGDGSVAVSLSAKFLRPVPVGSEITVEVKVAEKMDRHKHVRIRLYCYMNGKMCVGGEAVVIPPPEA; encoded by the coding sequence ATGGCACACACGTACGACTCCCTTTCCGTCGGAGACACATTCACGTTCACACGGTCGGTCTCAATGGCTGACGTTCAGTCCTTCGCGGACGTGACGGGCGACGACAACCCGATCCACATCAGCGAAGAGGCGGGCGCCGCGAGCCGCTTTGGGCAACCCGTCGTCCACGGGGTGTTCCTACTTGGCCTCGCATCCAAAGTCCTCGGCCGCGACTTCCCTGGCGATGGCTCCGTAGCGGTCTCCCTCTCCGCAAAGTTTCTCCGCCCCGTACCGGTCGGTTCAGAAATCACCGTCGAAGTCAAGGTGGCGGAGAAGATGGATCGCCACAAGCACGTCCGGATCCGCCTCTACTGTTACATGAACGGCAAGATGTGCGTCGGAGGCGAAGCTGTCGTCATCCCCCCGCCGGAGGCGTAG
- a CDS encoding M48 family metalloprotease: MIFLSRWRQRLPFLVVFLVLSGCGAQNVNLVTGESQRGAYSWTQQVQLGGQADQQIVAQYGLTTNAGVADYVDELGNVVLSNAFDAIERAAASGEVQLDRAAFSEIRQTPFTFRVLDSPVVNAFALPGGYVYVTRGLMAHLDNEAQLAMVLGHEIGHVVAQHSSRQAFKAQLGQLGVVGAAIGGAVLGGGDLAQGILEYGSQGAQLLFLKYGRDAEREADEAGVAYSEFSGYDAAQAADFFRSLGRIQEAGGGALPSFLSTHPDPSEREQTIPQLASLYEGTMVNASEYLAEIEGMVLGENPREGFVENGVFYHPELAFRFTVPNGWQVSNTRQAVLIGEPNGRAILQLSLASQSSAAQAAQELRGQQGISVTGQENYSANGNPAVLLEGQAAQQTGSISFLASYIEYGGNVYEILGYTNQQGYQTYAPEFSRTMRSFQRLSDSQYLNRQPVRLDVVTVNRSAPFSSFLNGRADVPGLTPEGLAILNQVGLSETIPSGTQLKLPR, translated from the coding sequence ATGATCTTCCTTTCTCGTTGGCGCCAGAGGCTGCCATTCCTCGTCGTCTTTCTCGTCCTCTCGGGCTGCGGCGCGCAGAACGTCAACCTCGTAACCGGCGAGAGCCAGCGTGGTGCGTACTCCTGGACGCAACAGGTCCAACTCGGTGGGCAGGCCGATCAGCAGATCGTTGCTCAGTACGGTCTCACCACCAACGCGGGCGTCGCGGACTACGTGGACGAGCTCGGCAACGTGGTTCTCTCCAACGCCTTCGATGCCATTGAGCGTGCGGCGGCCTCTGGCGAGGTACAGCTCGATCGGGCCGCGTTTAGCGAGATCCGGCAAACGCCGTTCACGTTCCGTGTTCTGGACAGCCCGGTCGTGAACGCGTTCGCGCTTCCTGGCGGGTACGTGTATGTCACTCGGGGCCTGATGGCTCACCTCGACAATGAGGCTCAGCTCGCGATGGTCCTCGGTCATGAGATTGGTCACGTCGTAGCGCAGCATTCGTCTCGCCAGGCGTTCAAGGCGCAGCTCGGCCAACTAGGCGTCGTCGGCGCTGCGATCGGTGGCGCTGTACTTGGCGGGGGAGACCTCGCGCAGGGAATCCTGGAGTACGGAAGCCAGGGTGCTCAACTACTCTTCCTGAAGTACGGACGAGACGCCGAACGTGAGGCCGACGAGGCGGGCGTTGCGTACTCGGAGTTCTCGGGATACGATGCGGCGCAGGCCGCTGACTTTTTCCGGAGCCTGGGTCGTATTCAAGAGGCCGGCGGCGGCGCGCTCCCGAGCTTCCTTTCGACGCACCCAGATCCGTCGGAGCGTGAGCAGACCATCCCCCAACTCGCCTCGCTGTACGAGGGGACAATGGTGAACGCGTCCGAGTACCTCGCTGAGATAGAGGGCATGGTTCTCGGTGAGAACCCGCGCGAGGGCTTCGTTGAGAACGGCGTGTTCTACCACCCCGAGCTCGCGTTCCGCTTTACGGTTCCAAACGGGTGGCAGGTGTCCAATACCCGCCAGGCTGTCCTCATCGGGGAGCCCAACGGCCGCGCGATCCTTCAGCTCTCACTCGCGAGCCAGTCCAGCGCCGCTCAAGCAGCTCAGGAACTGAGAGGTCAGCAGGGGATCTCCGTGACCGGTCAGGAGAACTACTCCGCGAACGGAAACCCCGCCGTGCTTCTGGAAGGGCAGGCCGCTCAGCAGACAGGTAGCATCAGCTTCCTGGCCAGTTACATCGAGTACGGCGGAAACGTCTACGAGATCTTGGGCTACACGAACCAGCAGGGCTACCAGACCTACGCCCCAGAGTTCAGCCGGACGATGCGCAGCTTCCAGCGCCTCTCCGATTCTCAGTACCTCAACCGCCAGCCCGTCCGTCTGGACGTCGTGACGGTGAACCGTTCGGCTCCGTTCTCATCTTTCCTGAACGGGCGTGCAGACGTCCCGGGCTTGACGCCAGAGGGACTTGCCATTTTGAATCAGGTTGGGCTGAGTGAAACGATCCCATCGGGTACGCAGCTCAAGCTCCCTCGCTAA
- the recF gene encoding DNA replication/repair protein RecF (All proteins in this family for which functions are known are DNA-binding proteins that assist the filamentation of RecA onto DNA for the initiation of recombination or recombinational repair.), producing the protein MRLRSLRLHSFRAHAETSIDLSPGVNLFVGPNGAGKTNLLEAVHYLCLSKSFLTSTDAHAVRRGESFFEVEGAFEGERRSALKVRLALLPGEGKRAFVNGSALDRLADLVGRVPIVVLSPADHLLTDGGPTERRRFLDQTLSQAYPVYLDDLLKYRRALKQRNALLLQVRRGARHAPGTMEAWNEELATLGSRIVSRRRRFLELFQGFLLDAYRLLDATGEEPSATYAPSVAPEASGDGEPAEEDMDAFRKALARVARRERETGRTLVGPHLDEVTLQLDGFDVRPYASQGQHRTLGLALRIATGLFLREHLDEPPLFLLDDVFGALDPERTQAVLDLLTSDAVGQSLMTAARSEPFEGTIDFADPEHSAFSVVRGTVTPALSTEPASFPS; encoded by the coding sequence ATGCGCCTCCGCTCTCTTCGCCTCCATTCGTTCCGCGCCCACGCGGAGACCTCCATCGATCTCTCGCCCGGGGTGAACCTCTTCGTAGGGCCCAATGGGGCTGGGAAGACGAACCTCTTGGAGGCGGTTCACTACCTCTGTCTCAGCAAGAGCTTCCTGACCTCTACAGACGCGCACGCGGTGCGCCGTGGCGAGTCGTTCTTCGAAGTGGAAGGAGCGTTTGAGGGGGAGCGGCGCTCGGCGCTCAAGGTCCGGCTGGCCTTGCTGCCAGGGGAGGGGAAGCGAGCGTTCGTGAACGGCTCTGCATTGGATCGGCTCGCGGACCTCGTCGGTCGGGTGCCCATCGTGGTGCTCTCCCCAGCGGACCATCTGCTCACCGACGGCGGCCCAACAGAGCGCCGGCGCTTCTTAGACCAGACGCTGAGCCAGGCGTACCCGGTCTACCTAGACGACCTCCTGAAATACCGGAGGGCGCTCAAGCAGAGGAACGCGCTTCTCCTCCAGGTCCGCCGCGGAGCCCGTCACGCGCCCGGTACGATGGAAGCATGGAACGAGGAACTAGCGACCCTCGGCTCTCGAATCGTCAGCCGCCGCCGCCGGTTTCTGGAGCTCTTCCAGGGCTTTCTCCTCGACGCCTACCGGCTGCTCGACGCGACGGGGGAGGAGCCGTCCGCGACCTACGCACCCTCGGTTGCGCCAGAGGCCTCTGGCGATGGCGAGCCTGCGGAGGAAGACATGGACGCTTTTCGGAAGGCCCTCGCAAGAGTCGCACGGCGGGAGCGGGAGACCGGTCGCACACTCGTCGGGCCTCACCTGGACGAAGTCACCCTCCAACTCGATGGCTTTGACGTTCGGCCCTACGCTTCTCAGGGTCAGCACCGGACGCTCGGTCTCGCGCTGCGAATCGCGACCGGTCTGTTCTTGAGAGAACACTTGGACGAGCCCCCGCTTTTCCTCCTCGACGACGTGTTCGGCGCCCTCGATCCCGAGCGAACGCAGGCCGTTCTCGACCTCCTCACGTCCGACGCGGTGGGGCAAAGCCTCATGACGGCGGCTCGCTCCGAGCCCTTCGAGGGCACGATTGACTTTGCGGACCCGGAGCACTCTGCGTTCTCCGTCGTACGCGGAACTGTTACACCAGCGCTCTCCACCGAGCCTGCCTCTTTCCCTTCTTGA